A window of Bacillus sp. E(2018) contains these coding sequences:
- a CDS encoding NERD domain-containing protein, which yields MIKKIRLQPIYMNKLQLLMNRLEDVLVKQSLELEMSKMTAGFRGEDSINYFLNMLPNQKECHVLHDLRIPHESTFF from the coding sequence ATGATAAAAAAGATAAGATTGCAGCCCATCTATATGAACAAGCTTCAGCTCTTAATGAACCGTTTAGAGGATGTTCTTGTTAAACAGAGTCTTGAATTAGAAATGAGCAAGATGACGGCCGGTTTTCGCGGTGAAGACTCTATCAACTATTTTTTGAACATGCTTCCGAACCAGAAAGAATGCCACGTTCTGCATGACCTTCGAATTCCCCATGAATCTACTTTTTTTTAA